One part of the Vicia villosa cultivar HV-30 ecotype Madison, WI linkage group LG6, Vvil1.0, whole genome shotgun sequence genome encodes these proteins:
- the LOC131613504 gene encoding uncharacterized protein LOC131613504, whose translation MRLPTTASSLSKPRGYQQRQNAQPYVQGWRPENFNRQNSYQQPPPQEKPSKLEETLNQFMQASMANQKTLEQIPKYAKFMKDILTKKKRYTEPETVILDAKCSAIIQCILPRKESDPRGVTLPATIGDIHVGKGLVDLGSSIKYITFSIVKRLSIFDLKATRMTLQLADKSTTRPYGVAEDLLVKVDKFLFPVDFVVIDRKEDIETP comes from the exons ATGAGGCTACCCACAACGGCAAGCTCCTTATCAAAACCAAGGGGGTATCAACAGAGGCAAAATGCACAACCATATGTCCAAGGGTGGAGACCGGAGAATTTCAACAGACAAAATTCTTATCAACAACCACCTCCTCAAGAGAAGCCTTCAAAGTTAGAAGAAACATTGAATCAATTTATGCAAGCTTCAATGGCAAACCAAAAGA CTTTGGAGCAAATTCCGAAGTACGCAAAGTTCATGAAAGATATTCTCACAAAGAAGAAAAGGTACACCGAGCCTGAAACTGTAATTCTTGATGCGAAGTGTAGTGCAATCATTCAATGTATCTTACCGAGAAAAGAGAGCGATCCAAGAGGAGTCACTTTGCCGGCTACCATTGGTGATATTCATGTTGGAAAAGGTTTAGTTGATTTGGGGTCTAGTATCAAATATATTACGTTCTCCATAGTGAAGAGGTTAAGCATTTTTGACTTAAAAGCAACGAGAATGACATTACAACTTGCCGATAAGTCCACAACTCGCCCTTATGGAGTTGCAGAAGATTTACTTGTGAAAGTTGATAAGTTCTTGTTTCCCGTTGATTTTGTTGTGATCGACAGGAAGGAAGATATTGAGACACCTTGA
- the LOC131611425 gene encoding uncharacterized protein LOC131611425: MAHSLIRNSIKSINPKLLSTLSVPRIIRRFGSVAAADEEQSSSFTFSSEADSVHLRAPAARRKQSSSVTMPMSFMTGSIVGKRFYKEVKTREADDGNGWTVMLDYRTLKTPAKRPLKLPTLALAKAIAAEWEYQQIDGIRPFTMPLMRLACTALERVPVTRPKIIEQLMKKFNQDLVFCRAPDDNDLTSGVHDRQVEKIDPLLGWLESEFGVKPVVYSSFYGGKQDDGLAAAVENLLKKTDDCELAAIDAIAASAHSLTIAIAVVQGKLQIEEAIELIRLEEDLQVDKWGLVEGGHDIDVADLRVQISSPVVFLGLSRNL, encoded by the exons ATGGCTCACTCGTTAATAAGAAACTCCATTAAATCTATAAACCCTAAATTACTGTCCACGCTATCAGTTCCCCGGATCATCCGCCGTTTCGGCTCCGTGGCCGCCGCCGACGAGGAGCAATCTTCTTCCTTCACGTTCTCATCGGAGGCAGATAGCGTTCATTTGAGAGCACCGGCGGCTAGGAGGAAACAGTCTTCATCGGTAACGATGCCGATGTCGTTCATGACGGGATCTATAGTCGGGAAACGATTCTACAAGGAAGTGAAAACGAGAGAAGCGGATGATGGAAATGGCTGGACAGTGATGCTTGATTATAGAACTCTCAAGACACCTGCTAAGAGGCCTCTTAAGCTTCCCACTCTTGCTCTTGCTAAGGCCATTGCTGCTGAATGGGAATATCAA CAAATAGATGGAATAAGACCCTTCACAATGCCGCTTATGAGACTTGCTTGCACTGCCTTGGAAAGAGTTCCTGTGACAAGGCCCAAAATTATTGAGCAATTGATGAAGAAATTTAATCAAGATTTAGTGTTTTGCCGTGCTCCTGATGACAATGATCTCACAAGCGGAGTCCATG ATCGCCAAGTTGAGAAAATTGATCCTCTGCTAGGCTGGTTGGAGTCAGAATTTGGCGTTAAGCCTGTTGTATACTCCAGCTTTTATGGCGGAAAGCAGGATGATGGTCTTGCGGCTGCTGTAGAGAACCTTCTAAAGAAAACAGATGATTGTGAATTGGCTGCAATTGATGCTATTGCAGCATCAGCACACTCATTAACTATTGCCATTGCAGTGGTTCAAGGGAAATTGCAAATTGAGGAAGCAATCGAACTTATTAGACTTGAAGAAGATTTACAG GTGGACAAGTGGGGCCTTGTTGAAGGTGGTCATGATATCGACGTAGCTGATCTTAGGGTACAGATTTCATCGCCGGTTgtatttcttggtttgtcaagaAATTTATAG
- the LOC131609094 gene encoding succinate dehydrogenase [ubiquinone] iron-sulfur subunit 2, mitochondrial-like, which translates to MASTMLKRAINKLSSSSPASRLTLLRAHASEAEAQQVQPKARDTTALKKFQIYRWNPDSPSKPELKEYEINLKECGPMVLDALIKIKNEIDPSLTFRRSCREGICGSCAMNIDGCNGLACLTKIPSEGADTTITPLPHMFVVKDLVVDMTNFYNQYKSIEPWLKRKNPPSEPGKEILQSKKDRAKLDGMYECILCACCSTSCPSYWWNPESYLGPAALLHANRWISDSRDEYTTERLESINDEFKLYRCHTILNCARACPKGLNPGKQIAHIKSLQPKA; encoded by the exons ATGGCTTCGACGATGCTCAAGAGAGCCATCAACAAActctcatcctcctccccggcttcTCGGCTAACCCTACTCCGAGCCCACGCCTCCGAAGCCGAAGCCCAGCAGGTCCAGCCTAAAGCCCGCGACACCACCGCTCTAAAGAAATTCCAAATCTACCGCTGGAATCCCGACTCTCCGTCAAAGCCCGAGCTCAAGGAATACGAAATCAACCTCAAGGAGTGCGGGCCTATGGTTCTCGACGCTCTTATTAAGATCAAGAACGAAATCGATCCGAGCCTCACTTTCCGTCGATCGTGCCGCGAAGGGATCTGTGGCTCGTGCGCGATGAACATCGACGGTTGTAATGGACTTGCGTGCTTGACGAAGATTCCGTCGGAGGGTGCGGATACGACGATTACGCCGCTGCCTCATATGTTTGTGGTGAAGGATCTTGTGGTTGATATGACCAATTTTTATAATCAGTATAAGAGTATTGAGCCGTGGTTGAAGAGGAAGAATCCGCCGTCCGAGCCGGGGAAGGAGATTCTTCAGAGTAAGAAGGATAGGGCTAAGCTGGATGGGATGTATGAGTGTATTTTGTGTGCATGCTGTAGCACATCGTGCCCTAGTTATTGGTGGAACCCTGAGTCTTATCTTGGACCCGCTGCTTTGCTCCATGCTAATAG GTGGATAAGTGACAGCCGTGACGAGTACACTACGGAGAGATTGGAATCCATTAATGATGAATTCAAGCTCTATCGCTGCCACACCATATTGAACTGTGCTCGTGCCTGTCCAAAGGGTTTGAACCCTGGAAAGCAAATTGCACATATCAAGTCGCTTCAGCCAAAAGCTTGA